The following coding sequences are from one Eleginops maclovinus isolate JMC-PN-2008 ecotype Puerto Natales chromosome 11, JC_Emac_rtc_rv5, whole genome shotgun sequence window:
- the LOC134872367 gene encoding T-box transcription factor TBX3-like — MKHPVDAASAMTSYHPFQAHRPGALPLSAFFNTAQPSFFPGIAFPGVASLSMPLPEHAASDAGLMRAALGRQHHPVTHPRTLKSLQSEEELEDDPKVTLESNHLWTEFHKMGTEMVITKSGRRMFPAFKVRVDGLVETAKYILLMDIVAVDDCRYKFHNSRWVVAGKADPEMPKRMYIHPDSPSKGEQWMSKPVAFHKLKLTNNISDKHGYTILNSMHKYQPRFHVVRANDIMKLPYSTFRTYVFPETEFIAVTAYQNEKITQLKIDHNPFAKGFRDTGNGRREKRNKQFTISPLHENQGKADQDYADSDDSCENPSTIDPLYSPRELVSSPLMSTPTCQDDNNIGSESEIDLQDEDIAEASCSRIEHTLSDDNQDLTKERTSFPTSEKMYSMEIDSLKKHTSGIIDSVLPMKFQTQISPSLNCDYLQTLDYSSAQCQQFLKLGAPLLFHPGQLSGKPEGVLSALPGEENGGLTSQSIASSSPFMFHLSQQMLASQGISLSPFGGLFSYPYGYMAAPALPACSATSTLARNQCFRSSRPWLRFNPYQIPTTPATSGQNMPTTRSPGSFNTQRELSKSGSRESSPVSHKTKAKQMAAPPKHIKGSNNDIQTSPKGLQKSLPPQ, encoded by the exons ATGAAACATCCAGTTGACGCAGCATCTGCCATGACATCTTACCATCCTTTCCAAGCTCATCGACCAGGTGCCTTGCCCTTGTCAGCCTTCTTTAACACCGCTCAGCCCTCGTTTTTCCCCGGGATTGCTTTCCCAGGCGTAGCCTCGCTGTCCATGCCTCTGCCGGAGCACGCTGCCTCTGACGCGGGGCTGATGCGCGCAGCTCTGGGACGCCAGCATCATCCGGTAACTCACCCGCGGACACTGAAGAGCCTGCAGTCAGAGGAAGAGCTGGAGGATGACCCGAAAGTCACACTGGAGTCGAATCACTTATGGACTGAATTCCATAAAATGGGAACTGAGATGGTTATCACAAAATCGGGAAG GAGGATGTTTCCGGCTTTTAAAGTGCGAGTAGACGGGTTAGTTGAAACAGCGAAGTATATTCTGCTGATGGACATCGTCGCTGTTGATGACTGCCGCTACAAATTTCACAACTCCCGCTGGGTGGTGGCTGGAAAAGCTGACCCAGAGATGCCAAAGCGCATGTACATCCACCCAGACAGCCCGTCCAAAGGAGAGCAGTGGATGAGCAAGCCCGTCGCTTTCCATAAACTCAAACTCACCAATAATATTTCGGATAAGCATGGATAT ACAATATTGAATTCCATGCATAAATACCAGCCCAGGTTTCACGTTGTGAGGGCCAACGACATCATGAAGCTTCCATACAGCACCTTTCGGACTTATGTCTTCCCTGAGACAGAGTTCATAGCTGTCACTGCGTATCAGAATGAAAAG ATTACACAGCTGAAAATAGACCACAATCCCTTTGCTAAAGGATTCAGAGACACAGGAAATGGGAGACGAGAAAAGAG AAATAAGCAGTTTACCATTTCTCCGCTGCACGAGAACCAAGGCAAAGCGGACCAGGACTATGCTGATTCTGATGACTCGTGCGAGAACCCCAGTACCATAGATCCCTTGTATTCCCCTCGCGAGCTTGTGAGCAGCCCTCTGATGTCCACACCAACCTGTCAAG atGACAATAATATCGGAAGTGAATCAGAAATTGATCTACAAGATGAGGACATTGCCGAAGCCAGTTGTTCGAGGATTGAACATACTTTGAGCGACGACAATCAGGACTTAACAAAAGAGAGGACAAGCTTCCCAACATCAGAGAAGATGTACTCTATGGAGATTGATTCTTTGAAAAAGCACACAAGCGGAATCATAGATTCAGTTCTACCTATGAAGTTTCAAACGCAAATATCACCATCCCTCAATTGCGATTACCTTCAGACTTTGGATTACTCGAGTGCGCAGTGCCAACAGTTTCTCAAACTCGGGGCGCCTTTGTTGTTTCATCCGGGACAGTTGTCAGGGAAGCCAGAGGGTGTGTTGTCAGCTCTGCCTGGAGAAGAAAATGGAGGACTGACATCTCAAAGCATCGCATCTTCATCGCCCTTCATGTTTCACCTTTCACAGCAGATGCTTGCATCTCAG GGAATCTCACTGTCACCCTTTGGAGGACTGTTCTCTTATCCATACGGCTACATGGCAGCACCAGCTCTCCCCGCCTGTTCTGCGACCTCCACGCTGGCCAGGAACCAGTGTTTCCGCAGCTCTCGGCCTTGGTTGCGATTCAACCCTTATCAGATCCCCACCACCCCTGCCACCTCAGGCCAAAACATGCCTACAACCAGATCGCCCGGAAGCTTCAACACCCAACGAGAGCTGTCCAAATCAGGGAGCAGAGAGTCAAGTCCAGTGTCTCACAAAACCAAGGCCAAGCAGATGGCTGCTCCACCGAAACACATTAAGGGTTCTAATAATGACATTCAAACCTCACCTAAAGGACTTCAAAAATCACTTCCTCCACAATAG